The DNA window CAATGTGGACGGCGCCGGCGCAGGTGATAACCGCGGCGGCCCGGTGGCCGGGGCCGCGTGAGAGGTCGCCTGGGTGCGGCGGTCGCGCCAGATTCCTTTCATGTCGATCGACTCCCGGTTGTCGCGACGCGGGGGTTATTTGTCGGCGGCCTCGAAGAAGGGGAACAGCTTCTTCAGTTCGTCCCGCGTGGGGCGCGAGCCATACTCGCAGACCTCGAACGCTTCACAATACTTGACGGCCTTGCCTTGCTCTTCGCCGTAGAAGGAAATCAGCGTCTCACGAAAACGCTCGGCCAGTGCGCCTTGGCGCCGTTCCCAGGTGCGGCGCAGGATCTCTTTCCGGGCGACCGGATCGCCTGCCTGCTTGTCGACCAGCGTTTGTTCCGATCCCAGGGCGCCGCCTTCGTAGACTTGCGATTCCAGGGCGTCGACGGCGTGCACTTTCTGGTCGAAGACATCGTCGACGGAAACGGCGATATCGGCCTCGAATTTGTTGGGTTTGGTGAAGTTGTCGGGGAAGTACAGGAACACCGGGTTATGATCCAGCGGCTTCGAGTCGGGGGTGTAGAACGGCACCCGCACCATGAAGGCCGCATCGCGGACGAGCAGCCCAATGTTGCGGTGGTCAGGGTGGTAATCGTTGGGCCGATGGGTCAGCACAATATCGGCCTGCCAGTTACGGATCAGCCGGGCGATCGTTTTCCGGTTTTCCAGCGTGGGCATGATTTCGCCGTCGTGGATATCGAGCACCTCAGTCGTAACGCCCAGCCGTTTGGCGGCTTCCATGACTTCGGCCGTACGTCGTTCTGCCAGTGGTTTGCCGAACATTTTCCAGTGGCCGATATCGCCATTGGTGGCGGAAACGAGCTTGACCTTGTGTCCCAGCGCCGCAAATTTCGCCGCCGTGCCGCCAAACTGGAACTCCGCATCATCGGGATGGGCCCCAAAAGCAATGATCCGCAGCGGGCGGGGAGCCGCATCGTCTGCGGCCGCGGGGCGCCAGGCGGTCGCCGTGAGCGACAGCAAAAGCACCGAAAAAACCATCGTAAACACGCGTCGCATGGGGTAGCTCCAGGTGGGGATCTTGGTTAGGGGGACGGCCGCCGTGTTGTGGCGCCCTGGGGCGATTGTCGCACACAGCGCGTCCGCATCGGGGTGGGGGCGGCAGCTGCAGCAGTCGCTTATCAGGCTAACCTAAATCGCCACACGATCCAACTCAAGCATGGGGGCAAAAGGGGGCCGCTTGCGACCTGCGACCACTCCAGGTCCAGGGCGAAAGCATGCTATCCTTAAGAGATGCAGGAGCCAGCGGCCAAGCTGGTTCCGCCCTTACAGAGACCCGTCAAGGAATACGACAATGGACCATGAAAAAATCGTCGAAGTTTACACGACAGGCGACGCCAACCAGGCCGAGATCCTCAAAGGGGCCCTGGCGGCCGAAGGGATCGAGGCGATGATCGAAGGGGAAACCCAGGGCGGCTTCACCGGCCTGACCACCGTGCCCGTGAAAATTTATGTGCATGAATCCGACGCCGATCGTGCTCGGGCCTATCTGAAGAAGCACGACCACTAACGACCGGTTCCCGTTACGCGCCGGTCCCTTCTTCCAGCGGCCGCGCGAACGCTTTTTCGCCCAGGGCGGTGAAGAGCGGATCGTCGTCGGGGCCGCAGAAGCCCAGGTGCAAATGCCGGCGCCAGCCTTCGGCGTACTGGAACAGGGTCGACTGGCGGCCCAGTTCCGCGTCGAGGTCGCGCATCGCCTGCAGGTAGGAGTCGTGCCCCTGGCTTTCATCGAGCCAGCGTTTCTGGCTTTTGTGCTCGGCCAGCATGGCGACTTTCTGTTCGATCAGGTCGCTCACATCGACGTACAGGTCGGGAAACACGCGGCGCCTTAGCGGATCCCGATGCGAGTACGGCTGCGCGTGGTAGACGGTCGTTGGCGCCAGGATCGCCGGCAGTCGCGGGTCGGTGACAAAGTTGGGCATGTTCCGGCTGAACGCCGCCGTGACCGCCAGCCGACAGGCATTCATGTGGTCTTCCATGTAGTCGTCGGGCGAGTGCGTCAGCACGATCTGCGGCGCCGCCTGACGCACCACGGCCGCCACTTTGGCCAGCAGGTCGCGTTCATAAAAGATCGCCAGATCGCTGCAGATCGGCGGGTAGAACACCGCTTCCAGGTGGGCGGCCGCCGCCCTGGCTTCTTCCCGCCGCACGCGGGCCGTCTCTTCGGCGGAGTACTCGGTCGAGCCGGTATGGCCGTTCGCCAGGTTCATGTAATGGACCTGGTAGCCCGCTTCCCGTAACCGCATCAGCGTGCCGGCCATGAAGAATTCGATATCATCTGGATGGGCGGCGATCGCCAGAACCGACTTCATAAAGATTCCCCGTCAGGCAGAGGCGATGTCCCCGGCCGTGAGCGTCTTGGTGGAGGTGAAGGGCAAAACGGGCGAGCCGACCTGATCGAGGGAACGGCGGCGCCCTGCCGCCCGGCCAAATGCTATTCGTTCTGCGTGGACGGTTGCCAGGGGATGGCGCCGCCGCGCTGCAGTTGCCGGCGCAGGGCCGCCGACAGCTCGCGGAAGCGGGCCGGCTGGTCGCGGGCCAGATCCGTTTCTTCGGCCGGATCGTCGGCCAGGTTGTACAGCTGTTGCGGGGCAAAGGGGCTGTTCTGCAGCAGCTTCCAGTCGCCGCGGCGCACGGCGTTGATCACCAGCCCGTTGTAGCGCAGGTTTCCTTCCCGACGATGAAAGTACAGGTCGCGTTCCGGCAGCTCCGCCTTGTCGCCCTGCAGTTGCGGCA is part of the Lignipirellula cremea genome and encodes:
- a CDS encoding putative signal transducing protein translates to MDHEKIVEVYTTGDANQAEILKGALAAEGIEAMIEGETQGGFTGLTTVPVKIYVHESDADRARAYLKKHDH
- a CDS encoding PIG-L deacetylase family protein — its product is MRRVFTMVFSVLLLSLTATAWRPAAADDAAPRPLRIIAFGAHPDDAEFQFGGTAAKFAALGHKVKLVSATNGDIGHWKMFGKPLAERRTAEVMEAAKRLGVTTEVLDIHDGEIMPTLENRKTIARLIRNWQADIVLTHRPNDYHPDHRNIGLLVRDAAFMVRVPFYTPDSKPLDHNPVFLYFPDNFTKPNKFEADIAVSVDDVFDQKVHAVDALESQVYEGGALGSEQTLVDKQAGDPVARKEILRRTWERRQGALAERFRETLISFYGEEQGKAVKYCEAFEVCEYGSRPTRDELKKLFPFFEAADK
- a CDS encoding PIG-L deacetylase family protein, with the translated sequence MKSVLAIAAHPDDIEFFMAGTLMRLREAGYQVHYMNLANGHTGSTEYSAEETARVRREEARAAAAHLEAVFYPPICSDLAIFYERDLLAKVAAVVRQAAPQIVLTHSPDDYMEDHMNACRLAVTAAFSRNMPNFVTDPRLPAILAPTTVYHAQPYSHRDPLRRRVFPDLYVDVSDLIEQKVAMLAEHKSQKRWLDESQGHDSYLQAMRDLDAELGRQSTLFQYAEGWRRHLHLGFCGPDDDPLFTALGEKAFARPLEEGTGA